Proteins from a genomic interval of Zingiber officinale cultivar Zhangliang chromosome 2A, Zo_v1.1, whole genome shotgun sequence:
- the LOC122043902 gene encoding uncharacterized protein LOC122043902 translates to MNHAQMLLVQDPNYSKGFKFGHVWSILQGIEKFNSDNIKAASTRVQRQTAQADYSQSYNLEKDVYSPSSPHVSSFNLNIIDSDSGGTSTKRPIGVKKVKLKRKNEQQFSKMVSQNEELVAALDRSTNVAMFKEENKILFKDLNTIVDLIIREFIRGEQVRIIQKRTENQKSQSTPHQGEGSRINSSQEEEQGSQDPLNGSGKFYDYFSGLLGGDFPEY, encoded by the coding sequence ATGAATCATGCTCAAATGTTATTAGTACAAGACCCTAATTACTCAAAGGGCTTCAAATTTGGACATGTGTGGAGCATTCTTCAAGGTATTGAGAAATTCAACAGTGACAACATCAAAGCTGCATCTACGAGAGTGCAACGACAAACTGCTCAAGCTGATTATTCTCAATCATATAATCTCGAGAAAGATGTTTATTCACCTTCATCTCCACATGTCTCTTCGTTTAatcttaacatcattgattcagaTAGTGGTGGTACTTCAACTAAAAGACCTATTGGGGTGAAGAAAGTAAAATTGAAGAGAAAGAATGAACAACAATTCAGTAAAATGGTTTCACAGAATGAAGAACTTGTTGCGGCATTGGATCGAAGTACCAATGTTGCTATGTTCAAGGAagagaataaaattttattcaaagaTTTGAATACCATTGTTGATCTGATAATTCGTGAATTTATTCGCGGTGAACAAGTCAGAATTATACAAAAGAGGACTGAAAACCAAAAATCTCAATCAACTCCACATCAAGGAGAAGGATCTAGGATCAATTCgtctcaagaagaagaacaaggatCTCAAGATCCTTTGAATGGTTCCGGTAAATTTTATGATTACTTCAGTGGTTTATTAGGAGGTGATTTTCCAGAATATTAA